The genomic stretch GTTACGTCGTAGATTACGCCGTAGTTACGACCGTAATCGAAAGAACCCGCGTCAGCGAATTTCAGACCCGCGAACGCCACACGCGTCCAGGCATCGTTTTCGCTTTCTGAGGTGTTGCCCTGGATCTGGTATTCCCACTGGCCGTAACCGGTCAGCTGATCGTTAACCTGAGTTTCGCCTTTGAAGCCAAGACGCATGTAGGTCTGGTCGCCGTCGGCACCCTTGTCGTCAGAGAAATAGTGCAGACCATCGACTTTGCCGTACAGATCTAATTTGTTGCCATCTTTGTTATAAATTTCGGCCGCATTTGCTGCGCCTGCCACCAGGAGTGCTGGTACCAGGAGGGACAGTACTTTAACTTTCATTTTATTAACCCTCTGTTATATGCCTTATAATTGCCACTGCTTACTGGTTAACCCTCATTAACCAGTCGGCAATTTCATTCTCCTCAAAATTACAGAATAATCCAATGCGAATATGATACGAAAACTTTGAAGATGTTTCATTTATCTATCAACATGTTTCAAAATGTAAATATCAAGGAACTTTTACAAAGCACAAATAGCTTAGAAAATTAGCACTTATAATCAAACAGAAAAATCACCCTATAAATATCAGAAAGTTACAATAAAATTCGTTACAGCACTGAATGACAAAACAAGATCGCAGCTAATCTCTAAAATAATACTCGCTATCATCATTAACTTTATTTATTACCGTCATTCAGTTTTGAATGTCTGTTTATCCCTAATTGAACCGGATGCTCCGCATTCGGTTTTTTTTTACCTTTCTTTACGTAACTTCTCTTTTTTTGTGCTACCGCACCGTAATTGTAACGACTATTAACTAAATTCTCGTCGGATATCCTTCGAAGTGCATAAATTGGGGCAAAACTTAATTTCTTGTTAATTCGTGCTATTTATTGACGGCGTGGGTTGATTATTTGTACGCGCATGGCGAGTTTGTACATGTTTTCTGCACTCCCCGCCGCCGATATTGTCCGGAGAAAAAGTCGCCTCTTCCCGGACAGTCGCGCTGGAAATTCAATTATTACCCTTTATACTGCCCTATCGCCACAGAGCACGACCATAACGGGTTAAAGATATCAATGAGTCAGACTGAAACTACCGCCCCGAGCAAATTCTCCCTTCTCCCCGGGAGCATCACTCGTTTCTTTCTTCTTTTGATCGTTGTGCTGTTAGTCACCATGGGGGTGATGGTACAAAGCGCGGTTAACGCCTGGCTGAAGGATAAGAGCTATCAGGTCGTTGATATCACCCATGCCGTGCACAAGCGCATAGACACCTGGCGCTACGCCACCTGGCAGATTTACGACAATATCGCGGCTGCCCCGACCTCATCGTCCGGAGATGGACTTCAGGAGACGCGGCTGAAGCAGGACGTCTACTACCTCGAAAAACCGCAGCGTAAGACCGAAGCTCTTATCTTTGGCTCTCACGACAGCGCGACGCTTGAGATGACGCAGCGTATTTCTACCTATCTGGATACCCTCTGGGGTGCCGAAACGGTACCGTGGTCGATGTATTATCTGAACGGTCAGGATAACAGCATGATCCTGATCTCAACGCTGCCGTTAAAAGATCTCTCGTCCGGCTTTAAAGAGACAACCGTGGGCAGCATCGTCGATTCCCGCCGGGCAGAGATGCTGCAGCAGGCGAACGCCCTTGATGAACGTGAGAGTTTCTCTTCCCTGCGTCGTCTGGCCTGGCAAAACGGCCATTATTTTACCCTGCGTACCACGTTCAACCAGCCAGGACATCTGGCGACGGTAGTGGCCTTCGATTTACCGATTAATGATTTAATCCCGCCGGATATGCCGCTCGACAGCTTCCGCCTGGAGCCAGACAGCAGCACCCAGAACATGCGTGCGGCGTCTGACAAAGAGGCCGCAGAGAGCGTATCGATCTCCTTTAACGGCTCGAAAATCGAAATTGCCTCATCGCTGAATTCGACCGGTATGCGCCTGGTGTGGCAGGTGCCCTTTGGCACGCTGTTGCTCGACACCCTGCAAAATATCCTGCTGCCTCTGCTGCTGAATATCGGTCTGCTGGCGCTGGCGCTGTTTGGCTATAGCACCTTCCGTTTCCAGACGGGGCGTCAGAGCGACGCCTCTGCGGTTCCGGCCGGCACCAGCAATGAGCTGCGCGTATTACGCGCGCTGAATGAAGAGATTGTTTCCGTGCTACCGCTTGGGGTCTTGGTTCACGACCAGGAGGCGAATCGTACGGTAATGAGCAACAAAATTGCCGACCATCTGCTGCCGCATCTTAACCTGCAGAACATCACCACCATGGCGGATCAGCACCAGGGGGTGATTCAGGCCACCATCAACAATGAACTGTACGAGATCCGTCAGTTCCGCAGCCAGGTGGCTCCCCGCACGCAAATCTTCATTATTCGCGATCAGGATCGCGAAGTGCTGGTCAATAAGAAGCTCAAGCAGGCGCAAAGGCTGTACGAGAAAAACCAGCAGGGGCGCGCCGCATTTATGCAGAACATTGGCGATGCCTTCAAGCAGCCGTTAAAAACGCTGGCGACCCAGGCGGCCGCGCTAAACACCTCTGAAAGCCACCAGCTTGCCTGCCAGGCCGATTCGCTGGTCAGAATGGTTGATGAGATCCAGCTGGCGAACATGCTGGAGAATGATTTCTGGAAGGGAACGCCTGCCCTCTTCTCCATTCAGGATCTGATCGATGAAGTGGTGCCGGAAGTGCTGCCCGTCATCAAACGCAAAGGGCTGCAGCTGCTGATCAATAACAATCTCCCTGCGAATGACGAACGCCACGGCGATCGCGAAGCGCTGCGCCGCATTCTGCTGATGATTATTCAGTACGCCGTAACCACCACGCAGATCGGCAAGATCACCCTTGAAGTCAGCACCGAGGAGTCGGCAGAAGACCGTCTGACGTTCCGCATTCTGGACACCGGGGAAGGCGTCACAACGAGCGAAATTGATAATCTGCACTTCCCGTTCCTGAATGACACGCAGAGCGATCGCTACGGCAAGGCCAATGCTCTGACCTTCTGGCTGTGCGATCAGCTGGCGCGTAAGCTCGGCGGCCACCTGAATATCAAAGCCCGTGAATCACTCGGCACCCGCTATTCTCTGCACGTGAAAATGGCGGCCAATCCGCAGGAAGAAGATGAGGAACGTCTGCTGGATGATGTGGTGGTGATGGTCGATGTGACCTCGAACGAGATCCGCAATATTGTCGTTCGTCAGTTAGAAAACTGGGGAGCGGCCTGCATCACGCCGGATGAAAGACTTGCAAGTCAAGAATTTGATCTGTTTTTAACTGATAATCCGTCTAATCTTACTGCCTCCGGCTTGCTTTTAAGCGATGATGAGTCAGGCGTGCGGAAAATCGGCCCTGGCCAGCTGCGCGTCAACTTTAATATAAGCAATGCGATGCAGGAAGCTGTACTACAACTAATAGAAGAGCAGCTGGCGCAGGAAGAGATAACGGAGTCACCGTTAGGCGGCAATGAAAATGCCGAGCTTCACGCCAGCGGATACTATTCACTCTTTGTTGATACAGTACCAGATGATGTTAAGCGGTTGTATACTGAGTCCGCTGCGAACGATTTTGCAGCGCTGGCACAGACAGCACACCGGCTTAAAGGGGTGTTTGCCATGCTTAATCTGGTTCCCGGCAAGCAGTTATGTGAAACGCTGGAACATCTAATTCGTGAGAAAGATGCCTCTGGCATTGAAAAATACATCAGCGACATTGACGCCTACGTCAAAAGCTTGCTGTAGCAAGGTAGCCTTATACATGAACAATATGAACGTAATTATTGCCGATGACCATCCGATTGTACTGTTCGGTATTCGCAAATCACTTGAACAGATCGAGTGGGTGAATGTAGTCGGTGAATTTGAAGACTCTACAGCACTGATCAATAACCTCCCAAAGCTTGATGCGCACGTGCTCATTACCGATCTCTCTATGCCTGGGGACAAGTACGGTGATGGGATCACGCTCATCAAATACATTAAACGTCACTTCCCGGATATTTCGATCATTGTTCTGACCATGAACAACAACCCGGCGATCCTGAGCGCGGTGTTGGATCTGGACATTGAAGGGATTGTGCTGAAACAGGGCGCCCCGACCGATCTGCCAAAAGCGCTCGCTGCGCTGCAGAAAGGCAAGAAGTTCACGCCTGAGAGCGTCTCTCGTCTGCTGGAAAAAATCAGCGCGGGTGGCTACGGTGACAAACGCCTGTCCCCGAAAGAGAGTGAAGTTCTGCGCCTGTTTGCAGAAGGTTTCCTGGTAACCGAGATTGCCAAGAAGCTGAACCGCAGCATTAAAACCATCAGCAGCCAGAAGAAATCAGCGATGATGAAGCTGGGCGTGGACAATGATATTGCCCTGCTGAACTATCTCTCCTCCGTTACGCTGAGCGCATCGGACAAGGATTGATCCCGGACGGGTGTGCGGCCTGAGGCCCTCACCCCGTCCCTCTCCCACGGTGAGAGGGTTGAAAAGCGAAAAGGCCCTTGTGGGCCTTTTTTATATTCTGGTTTTTCTCACGCGATCCGCGTAAATCGACAACGTCTGCTTCAGCACGTCCAGCGTCACCGGTTTCGACAGACAGCTGTCCATGCCTGACTCCAGACAACGCTGTTTCTCTTCCGCCAGCGCGTTCGCCGTTACGCCCACTACCGGCAGCGTCAGGCCAAGCTGACGGATGCGCTGCGTCAGACGGTAGCCGTCCATGTTTGGCATGTTGACGTCGCTAAGCACGATATCAATATGATTTTTACTCAGCACATTCAGCGCATCCACGCCGTCATTGGCGGTTTTGCACTGGTAGCCCAGCGATCCAAGCTGGTCTGCCAGCAGGCGACGGTTAATCGGATGGTCATCCACCACCAGAATCATCATATCGTCATTCACCGACGCCAGAGACTCCGGTGACGGCAATCCGCCCGCGCCGTCGCGCTCTTCCAGCTCCACTTTGTAGATGCGCGCCAGCAGGCTCAACAGCTCGTGCGGCGTTGCGACGCTGTGTACCCATTCACCAGGCGCGCGCTCGACAGGAATGCCGATGTGGCGACGGCAGAAGAGCACCGACCCTCTCCCCTGCCACGGCTGCTCCGGCATCTCGTCGGCGATCAGCACATCGTCCACGTCCGGCGTTTGGCCTTCATAGCGGCACACCCTCACGCCGCTGTGGGCAAGCAGCGCCGTCAGGTAATCATTCAGCGAGGCGTTATGCACCGCCAGCCAGCAGCGCTTGTCGCTCAGCCCGTCCACCGTCGCTTTTGCCGGATACTGCGCCGAATAGAGCGGAATACGGATGGTGAACTGGCTGCCCATGCCGGGCTCGGTATCCACGGAAATATCACCGTCCATCATGCTGACGAGCTTCTCACAAATCGCCAGCCCCAGTCCGGTGCCCTGGAAGTTACGCTGCACGCCGGTCCCGACCTGGAAGAACGGATCGAACAGGCGGACCACTTCCTTCGCCGGGATGCCGACACCCGTGTCGCGCACGCGAATGCTCAGGTAATCCCCCGCCCGGCAGACGTGCAACACGATACAGCCGGTATCGGTGAATTTAATGGCGTTGCTGAGCAGGTTAGAAATGACCTGCTGCAGGCGCATCGGATCGCCGTGCAGCGTCAGCGGCACGTCCGGTTCAATAAAGCAGTAGAGCCCCAGCTGTTTACGCACCACCAGCGGCAGATAGTTGGCGCTGATGTGGTTCATCACCTCGCGAGGCGAGAACTCCCGCGGTTCGATTTTCAGCTGCTCAGACTCGATTTTAGAGAAGTCGAGAATATCGCTGATGATCTTCAGCAACAGGCTGGAAGAGTTGTTCATCGCCGTCACCAGCCTGTCGACCCCTTTCGGCAACTCTTTGGTCTGCAGCAGGTCGAGGTTACCGATAATCCCGTACAGCGGCGTACGCAGCTCGTGGCTGACGGTGGCAAGGAACATGGATTTCGACTGGCTGGCCTGCTCCGCGGCCTGCGCCATCTCCTGCAACGACTCTTCCATCTTCACACGCGCGGAGACATCCACCAGCACGCAAATCGCCACGTTTTCATTGCGATAGCGGGAATGCACAAAGCTGATCTGCAGGTTGGTGTGCGTGCTGGTGAGCACGTCGACAAAGTTAACCTGCTGACCGCAGATAATTTGCGTCAGCCTCTGTCGGTCTTCGTGCGTCAGCATGTTCAGGTAGTTATGCGCCAGCTCGTTACTCAGGATGTTGGTTCCGTCCTGGGTACGCAGAATGCAGATCCCCACCGGCGCCGAGGCAACAATCTTCCGGTTAAACTGCTCGTGTTCCTCCAGCCGCTGGGCGTCGCTTTCGGCCGGAATAAAGATTTTCCGCTCATACATGCGCGCCAGGGTAAACAGCGCCCCGCCCGCGATCAGGTTCAGCAGAATCGCATTCATGATGAGAATGCGTATCCGCTCAAGCACCATATCCACCGGCAGCGAATAGACAATACTCAGCGACGAAGGCGGCAGACTCTTCTTCAGCACCAGCTCGCGGAAGCCCGAGGTATAGCCAAACCACGACCGCTCCTGCATCCAGTGCGGTTCGACGTTTAACCGGTTATCCGGCCCGGCGAGTGAGATCAGCTGATGACCGTTCTCATCCAGAATGGTCACCCCCATAGGCAGACTGCCCGGGGTGAAGAAGTTTTCCATGCGAATGGTCTGCTCAATCCCCAGCAGCGCCTGCAGGCGATTGCCCAGATATACCGGCGTCAGGGCGTAGAAATAACCCACGCCCGGACGCGGGCCCTGGCTCACCCAGAAAATGTTATTTCCGCGCTCGTCCTGCGGCGCATTGCGGTATTTCACAATTCGTTCATGCAGGCTTTTCAGCGCATCGTCACGCTCAACGGGCACGTCGCGCAGGCCAAAATCAGCCATGCAGAGATTTTCACTGCCAATCAGGAAGACGCGGTTCAGGTCATAGGCGGCGGAGAAATTGTCGCGCCAGTAGCGCATAAACCAGGCAAGGGATTCCAGCGACCCGCGCCAGGTATTGCTCATGGTGGAGCAATCGGAGTCCGGGAACAGCGGCTGGAAGTCCGGGACTTCGGTTTTGTCGTTGCGCCCGCGAAGCGCAAGGATGCCGTTTTCCGCCGTCAGACGATTTTCGGCAATATACTTCAGCTCCTTCATCACGTCAGACGTTCGCTGAATATAGCGCTGGGCCTGGTCGGAGCTTAAGTTAAACTCCTGGCGAATCTCCGCTTCTTTCTGGTGTAGCGCGTTAACGATGTAAAACACCGAGAACAAGGCCACCAGCAGCCAAAGCAAGAGCGCCAGCGCCCGAAACAGGTAGCGAGAAACTTTCAGCGTAGTACGAAAGGAGACGAGGTATTTCAAGGGGGCGAGGCTCCGCCGTCGGGGTCAAAAGAATGTGGTTAAGGTAGCGGTAAACGCGCCAGGTCGCAACGTTGACTTATCTGCTTGTGCAAAAGAAAAGGGCCGGAATCCGGCCCTTTTTTGCATCAGGAGACATTACTCGTCAGCGTCATCCGCTACGTCATCGTCGGTGTCGGCTTCCGGCGCGATATCATCATCGCCTTCCGCAACGCTACCGTCGATGGAATCGAGCTCTTCGTCATCCACCGGCTCAGCAACGCGCTGCAGACCCACCACGTTTTCATCTTCCGCTGTACGGATGAGGATCACGCCCTGGGTGTTACGCCCCACCACGCTGATCTCAGAGACGCGGGTACGCACC from Enterobacter dykesii encodes the following:
- the rcsD gene encoding phosphotransferase RcsD; its protein translation is MSQTETTAPSKFSLLPGSITRFFLLLIVVLLVTMGVMVQSAVNAWLKDKSYQVVDITHAVHKRIDTWRYATWQIYDNIAAAPTSSSGDGLQETRLKQDVYYLEKPQRKTEALIFGSHDSATLEMTQRISTYLDTLWGAETVPWSMYYLNGQDNSMILISTLPLKDLSSGFKETTVGSIVDSRRAEMLQQANALDERESFSSLRRLAWQNGHYFTLRTTFNQPGHLATVVAFDLPINDLIPPDMPLDSFRLEPDSSTQNMRAASDKEAAESVSISFNGSKIEIASSLNSTGMRLVWQVPFGTLLLDTLQNILLPLLLNIGLLALALFGYSTFRFQTGRQSDASAVPAGTSNELRVLRALNEEIVSVLPLGVLVHDQEANRTVMSNKIADHLLPHLNLQNITTMADQHQGVIQATINNELYEIRQFRSQVAPRTQIFIIRDQDREVLVNKKLKQAQRLYEKNQQGRAAFMQNIGDAFKQPLKTLATQAAALNTSESHQLACQADSLVRMVDEIQLANMLENDFWKGTPALFSIQDLIDEVVPEVLPVIKRKGLQLLINNNLPANDERHGDREALRRILLMIIQYAVTTTQIGKITLEVSTEESAEDRLTFRILDTGEGVTTSEIDNLHFPFLNDTQSDRYGKANALTFWLCDQLARKLGGHLNIKARESLGTRYSLHVKMAANPQEEDEERLLDDVVVMVDVTSNEIRNIVVRQLENWGAACITPDERLASQEFDLFLTDNPSNLTASGLLLSDDESGVRKIGPGQLRVNFNISNAMQEAVLQLIEEQLAQEEITESPLGGNENAELHASGYYSLFVDTVPDDVKRLYTESAANDFAALAQTAHRLKGVFAMLNLVPGKQLCETLEHLIREKDASGIEKYISDIDAYVKSLL
- the rcsB gene encoding response regulator transcription factor RcsB; amino-acid sequence: MNNMNVIIADDHPIVLFGIRKSLEQIEWVNVVGEFEDSTALINNLPKLDAHVLITDLSMPGDKYGDGITLIKYIKRHFPDISIIVLTMNNNPAILSAVLDLDIEGIVLKQGAPTDLPKALAALQKGKKFTPESVSRLLEKISAGGYGDKRLSPKESEVLRLFAEGFLVTEIAKKLNRSIKTISSQKKSAMMKLGVDNDIALLNYLSSVTLSASDKD
- the rcsC gene encoding two-component system sensor histidine kinase RcsC; this translates as MKYLVSFRTTLKVSRYLFRALALLLWLLVALFSVFYIVNALHQKEAEIRQEFNLSSDQAQRYIQRTSDVMKELKYIAENRLTAENGILALRGRNDKTEVPDFQPLFPDSDCSTMSNTWRGSLESLAWFMRYWRDNFSAAYDLNRVFLIGSENLCMADFGLRDVPVERDDALKSLHERIVKYRNAPQDERGNNIFWVSQGPRPGVGYFYALTPVYLGNRLQALLGIEQTIRMENFFTPGSLPMGVTILDENGHQLISLAGPDNRLNVEPHWMQERSWFGYTSGFRELVLKKSLPPSSLSIVYSLPVDMVLERIRILIMNAILLNLIAGGALFTLARMYERKIFIPAESDAQRLEEHEQFNRKIVASAPVGICILRTQDGTNILSNELAHNYLNMLTHEDRQRLTQIICGQQVNFVDVLTSTHTNLQISFVHSRYRNENVAICVLVDVSARVKMEESLQEMAQAAEQASQSKSMFLATVSHELRTPLYGIIGNLDLLQTKELPKGVDRLVTAMNNSSSLLLKIISDILDFSKIESEQLKIEPREFSPREVMNHISANYLPLVVRKQLGLYCFIEPDVPLTLHGDPMRLQQVISNLLSNAIKFTDTGCIVLHVCRAGDYLSIRVRDTGVGIPAKEVVRLFDPFFQVGTGVQRNFQGTGLGLAICEKLVSMMDGDISVDTEPGMGSQFTIRIPLYSAQYPAKATVDGLSDKRCWLAVHNASLNDYLTALLAHSGVRVCRYEGQTPDVDDVLIADEMPEQPWQGRGSVLFCRRHIGIPVERAPGEWVHSVATPHELLSLLARIYKVELEERDGAGGLPSPESLASVNDDMMILVVDDHPINRRLLADQLGSLGYQCKTANDGVDALNVLSKNHIDIVLSDVNMPNMDGYRLTQRIRQLGLTLPVVGVTANALAEEKQRCLESGMDSCLSKPVTLDVLKQTLSIYADRVRKTRI